The Geminocystis sp. NIES-3708 genomic sequence TGTAACAATTACCACTGCGGTAGATAATATTTTACCTATTTTTACATGATTTAAACCTACAGAGGGCGGAATTTTACTTTTATCTCCTTCTTTGATTTCTAATCTTCTTTGACGAGTTTCCCATGCAAAATAAGAAACTATACCCAATAAGGGAAAAACACTAATAATGGTAAGAAAAGGGTGAATTAAGAGGCTAAATTGTTCGGGTGTCATAATAATTATTTATAACTTTTAATTCTAATTATGTTTATGCTTAAATCTAACTAACTTTCCTTGAAAGATCCTTAATTTTTACAAAATTTTTTTTCAGAATTAGATCATTTTGAGTAAATATCATTATTATTTTCGATTAATCCTACTTTGTCTAAAGTTTTCAGATTGCAATGATCAAAGAAGTTAATTGATTACGATAATTATTATCTAAAAATTTTTCCTGTAATTTTTGCCATTCTTGCCATTTTATTGATTGATCTTTCATAATTAAATAATGTAAAGTTGGTAATTTTGTTAACCATGTTTTACCTAGTTTTTCTGTTAAATGATTTTCTAAGCAAATATTATCTTGAATATTTCCTAAAATTTCTTGTACTTGTTCTACTAAATACAAATATTTTTTATATTCTTCGGGATAAAAATCAATAAATAACTCTAATTGATAGCGAGTTTTTTTTGCTTGTTTTCTTAAGGTATGTAAAATTTTTCTTTGTTTATTGATTAATAAATTAATTTCTTCATCAGTTAAGTTTTCTTGGACAATAATATCCTGATTTTCATTGATTTTTGTTCCTATTAACCAACCAGATTGTAAACAAAAATTACTAATTTGAGGTAATAACAAACAGGATAATAATGATTTGATTTTTATGTTGGCAATCCCTTTAAATTCAGGCTTTTCTAACCATTTTATTAAAGATTGTTTTAATTTTTGATAATTTTTTGTACTTAAAATTAACTTAATTTCTTTAGTATCTTGAGATGATGGTTTACTAATATCAGCGATAATTTTTTGGATAAATTTATGTTCTATCTCTAATATTTCCTGACTAAATTTATCTTCTAAATTGATTTTTAAAATATCTAAATCTCTTTGTTGTCCTAAAAATCTAGCAATATTACTAATATTGGTATCATTAATAATAGAAGGAATCTTTAAAGCAGAATTAAAAACACTTAAAATACTTCTTAATCTCCTCATGGCAACTCTTAATTGATGCAAGTTTTCAGGATCTTCTTCTATTAATATTTTCTTTTCATACTTAAGAATTTTCTTGACTTGCTTTGCAATAGCATTATAACTATAATCGGCAAGAGTAACAGAATTATCTTTGAAGATGATGGCAGACATAAGTGAACCTCTACACTTAAGTAAACGAATTGTTGTTAGTTTTGAAGTAATAAGTAAATAAAAGAAATATTGATTGATTATTCATTGTTTATTGTTCTCATTATAAATTTTGACAAAAAAAATGACCGTGACTAATTACAAAAATTAACCACAGTCTCGATAAGATAATTAGGAATTAAAAATTTTAAACTTTTTCTTTTTTGAATTATTAGTTACGGCACTAAAAGAATCAAAAAAATTCATTACTTCTTCATTCTTTTTAAACAGTTGCTACTTCTTTTTCTTCGGTATTTGCTACTACACCCGTTAACTTTTCGTAAGTCTCACGCATTTTTAAGCCCACTAAAACTTGGAATAAACCAGTACCATTATTAGAGCCGGGATAATCTCTGTGTTTAAGTAATAATTCAGTCATTTCACCATAATACTTAGTACCAGTACGACTTAAATGACTTTCAACATAGATAATTTCTTCTAGGTTGTCAAATTCACCATCAATTTCAAGGATAGAAACCTCATTACCCATGTAGTTATCAGGTCCATAGTACATTTTTAAACCGGGGAATGCACAAGTAAGTTTACGTCCACAAGGGCGCCAATCAATAGTTGAACCTTCATCAAATAAGTAAGTAGGTTCAAAGTGTTCAATACCTTCTTTTTCAATGAGACGAACTCGTAAAATTTTACCTTCTTTTTCTTCAATTAATTGAGTAGGTAATACTTGAATTACGATGTCTGCATATTGTTTTTGAGGTTCGATATAAGCAGTAAAATCAGGTTTTCTGGACATGATCGAAGCAACCACATCATCATAACTATGACCTCTTTCTGCCATGTCACGTTGAATTTTCCAGTTAATTTTTACTTCTTCGCTAATGTCAAGATAGACGCTGAAGTCCACTAATTCTCGAACTCTTGCATCATAAAGAGGGTGTAAACCTTCAATAACAATTACTTTATTAGGTTCGATTCTTTCAGGAGGATCTAATTCTCCTGTTTCATGATTATATATAGGTTTATCAATAGCTTGACCATTTTTTAACGCTTTAACTTGTTCTGCCATTAAGTCGAAATTATTGGCACGAGGATCTAATGCGGTTACACCAGCTTCTTTTCTACCTTTACGATCTAAACAATGATAGTCATCTAAACAGATAACCGTCATAAACTCTTTACCAAATAAATCTTCTAAACGGCGCAAGAAAGTTGATTTTCCACAACCAGAGTCTCCAGCAACGCCAATAATAACTACTCTATCTTGAGTCATATTTTCCTCTATAGTTGAAACTAAATTTTACTTATATCAGTAATTTTTCTATTGTTTGTTATCTTATCAGTCAAATGCACACTAATCTATAGTTAATTATGTTAATTGATTATTTTTTAACTTTTAAAAAATTGTGCTAAAGCATATGAAGAACTTTGTGGATAGTGAGATAGCTAAATGCTTTTTCAACCAAGTTACTTTAAAGCTGATTGGTTTAAAATTCTCTCGAATCCTATAAAAATATAAATTTTAGACACTTTTAGACAAGGAGAAATTAGTTTTAATGATATTGCTCAATGGTGAGAGGTGAAAGCGTCTTCAATCTCACAACAGTTGGCAATTTT encodes the following:
- a CDS encoding CHAD domain-containing protein, which encodes MSAIIFKDNSVTLADYSYNAIAKQVKKILKYEKKILIEEDPENLHQLRVAMRRLRSILSVFNSALKIPSIINDTNISNIARFLGQQRDLDILKINLEDKFSQEILEIEHKFIQKIIADISKPSSQDTKEIKLILSTKNYQKLKQSLIKWLEKPEFKGIANIKIKSLLSCLLLPQISNFCLQSGWLIGTKINENQDIIVQENLTDEEINLLINKQRKILHTLRKQAKKTRYQLELFIDFYPEEYKKYLYLVEQVQEILGNIQDNICLENHLTEKLGKTWLTKLPTLHYLIMKDQSIKWQEWQKLQEKFLDNNYRNQLTSLIIAI
- a CDS encoding phosphoribulokinase; translation: MTQDRVVIIGVAGDSGCGKSTFLRRLEDLFGKEFMTVICLDDYHCLDRKGRKEAGVTALDPRANNFDLMAEQVKALKNGQAIDKPIYNHETGELDPPERIEPNKVIVIEGLHPLYDARVRELVDFSVYLDISEEVKINWKIQRDMAERGHSYDDVVASIMSRKPDFTAYIEPQKQYADIVIQVLPTQLIEEKEGKILRVRLIEKEGIEHFEPTYLFDEGSTIDWRPCGRKLTCAFPGLKMYYGPDNYMGNEVSILEIDGEFDNLEEIIYVESHLSRTGTKYYGEMTELLLKHRDYPGSNNGTGLFQVLVGLKMRETYEKLTGVVANTEEKEVATV